In Terriglobus sp. TAA 43, a single window of DNA contains:
- a CDS encoding YncE family protein has protein sequence MRFSRLEAASCCLLLPLTCAAQNYHVSDHWPIGGEGGWDYLLSDDAAHRLYVTHGPKVEVLDTASGKLIGSITGLKGTHGVALNPDGKTGYISDGGGNAIVVFDRASLNVVNKITVGTNPDGITYEPATKTVWAFNGRSKDVSVMNATNNQVVATIALPGKPEFPQADGNGNVYVNIEDKNEIVKLDAKTNAVVGTWPLTGCDSPSGMAIDRIQHRLFSVCDGKKMGVSNYTTGKLVALASIGDGPDAAGFDGKLHVAFSSNGEGTVSVVDTSKPGYPTIQTVTTVKGARTMAYDALTGRIFLSAAKYGPAPAPTAASPRPRPAVVPGSFEIMVVSH, from the coding sequence ATGCGTTTCTCCAGACTTGAAGCTGCTTCCTGCTGCCTGCTGCTTCCTCTCACCTGCGCTGCTCAGAACTACCACGTCAGCGATCATTGGCCAATTGGTGGCGAGGGCGGCTGGGATTATCTTCTGAGCGATGACGCAGCTCATCGGCTCTACGTGACTCACGGTCCGAAGGTTGAGGTTCTGGACACGGCAAGCGGAAAGCTGATTGGCTCTATAACGGGGCTAAAGGGAACGCATGGCGTTGCACTGAATCCGGATGGGAAGACCGGCTATATCAGCGATGGCGGCGGCAACGCCATCGTAGTGTTTGACAGGGCTTCTCTCAATGTCGTCAACAAGATCACGGTTGGCACAAATCCGGATGGCATTACCTATGAACCGGCAACGAAGACGGTGTGGGCATTCAACGGACGGAGCAAGGATGTCTCTGTGATGAACGCGACGAATAACCAAGTCGTGGCGACAATCGCGCTACCGGGCAAGCCGGAGTTCCCACAGGCAGATGGCAATGGGAACGTCTACGTCAACATTGAAGACAAAAATGAGATCGTGAAGCTCGATGCCAAAACGAATGCTGTCGTTGGCACCTGGCCATTGACGGGATGCGATTCTCCGTCAGGCATGGCAATTGATCGTATTCAGCACCGTTTGTTCTCTGTTTGTGATGGCAAGAAGATGGGCGTCTCCAACTACACGACGGGAAAATTAGTAGCACTTGCATCGATCGGTGATGGTCCCGATGCTGCGGGTTTCGATGGTAAGTTGCATGTTGCCTTCTCTTCGAATGGAGAAGGCACAGTCTCTGTTGTCGACACATCAAAGCCCGGTTATCCAACGATTCAAACTGTGACTACAGTGAAGGGCGCGCGCACCATGGCATACGACGCGTTGACAGGGCGGATCTTCCTGTCCGCTGCGAAGTATGGACCGGCGCCGGCCCCAACTGCAGCAAGCCCACGCCCGCGACCAGCCGTTGTTCCGGGTAGTTTCGAGATCATGGTGGTCTCACATTAA
- a CDS encoding PQQ-binding-like beta-propeller repeat protein, with product MILTTMFHLLRRRSLRSAVSLLTLAATTSITAQIPGTTKDWPAYQGGPDSIHYSRLTQINRENVKNLKVAWTFETGETSKAKREFEPNPLIVKGVLYGLSPTVKVVALDAATGKQIWTFDPSAGAKQIGSTRNRGVAYWADVNGSDARIFVTFRQYLYALHAKTGKLIESFGENGRVDLRIGLKHEGEGLFVSMSTPGVVYKDMLICGSMIAEQLPAFPGDIRAFDVHTGKIRWQFHTIPHPGEFGYETWPKDAWKYSGAANDWAGLSVDLKRGIAFVPLGSAAPDFYGGDRTGDNLFANSLVALDANTGRRLWHYQFVHHDIWDRDLNAPPTLITLHKDSKTIDAVAQTTKTGHVFVFDRVTGKPIFPIEEKPYPKSTIPGEVTSPTQPLPVSPPPFARQRMTEQDITNRTPEAHADVLRRFKSVLSDGQYAPQTLEGTVLFPGSDGGQEWGGPAFDPETGLLYTNANEMAWIVKIAKRPSPSESNSGKGLYNANCSGCHNTNLSGNPPDVPSLTHLEQRLTNREVVTIVRGGNGRMPAFPQLSPLEMNAIAEYVLKGNDNIVSATSVPSQQQYMLGSSTRFLDSEGYPAITPPWGSLTAIDLNKGTFAWRIPFGEYPELAAKGLKNTGSENYGGGVVTAGGLLFIGATNYDKKFHAFDKTTGKLLWETTLPFAGNATPSVYEINGKEYVVIAAGGGKSVHDISGGTYVAFTLP from the coding sequence CCTGACTACTATGTTTCACTTGCTGCGCCGCCGCTCGTTGCGGAGTGCAGTTTCCCTCCTCACGCTTGCCGCAACGACCAGCATCACCGCGCAAATACCCGGGACAACAAAGGATTGGCCAGCCTATCAGGGTGGCCCTGATTCCATTCATTACTCCAGGCTTACTCAAATTAACCGAGAGAATGTAAAGAACCTTAAGGTCGCGTGGACATTTGAAACCGGTGAAACATCCAAAGCGAAAAGAGAGTTCGAACCCAATCCACTTATCGTCAAAGGCGTTCTCTATGGCCTGAGCCCGACGGTCAAGGTCGTTGCGCTGGATGCTGCGACAGGCAAACAGATATGGACCTTCGATCCATCCGCAGGAGCCAAACAGATCGGGAGCACACGGAATCGTGGTGTAGCGTACTGGGCCGACGTCAATGGAAGCGACGCACGCATCTTCGTTACCTTCCGCCAATATCTTTACGCGCTGCATGCAAAGACGGGAAAGCTCATCGAGAGCTTCGGGGAAAATGGGCGCGTCGATCTAAGAATTGGTTTGAAACACGAAGGAGAAGGTCTCTTCGTCTCAATGTCGACGCCCGGTGTTGTCTACAAAGACATGCTCATCTGCGGAAGCATGATCGCCGAACAATTACCCGCCTTTCCTGGCGATATCCGCGCATTCGATGTGCATACCGGGAAAATTCGCTGGCAATTCCACACTATCCCCCACCCCGGCGAATTTGGTTATGAAACATGGCCCAAAGACGCTTGGAAATATAGTGGCGCAGCGAATGACTGGGCCGGATTAAGTGTTGATTTGAAACGAGGAATCGCGTTCGTTCCACTTGGTTCCGCTGCACCCGATTTCTACGGTGGCGACCGTACCGGTGACAACCTATTCGCCAACTCTCTTGTTGCGCTGGATGCCAATACTGGCCGCCGCTTATGGCATTACCAATTCGTACATCACGACATATGGGATCGCGATCTGAATGCCCCGCCCACGCTCATCACCCTTCACAAGGACAGTAAAACGATTGACGCCGTCGCTCAGACAACCAAGACGGGTCACGTGTTTGTCTTTGATCGCGTGACCGGAAAGCCAATCTTCCCAATTGAAGAAAAACCATATCCAAAGAGCACAATCCCCGGCGAAGTAACTTCACCGACGCAGCCATTGCCAGTGTCCCCGCCACCGTTCGCTCGACAAAGAATGACGGAACAAGACATTACCAATCGCACCCCTGAAGCACATGCGGATGTCTTGCGTCGATTCAAATCTGTTCTGAGTGATGGTCAGTACGCACCCCAGACATTGGAGGGGACAGTGCTCTTTCCAGGGTCGGATGGCGGCCAGGAATGGGGTGGACCGGCCTTCGATCCTGAGACGGGCCTGCTTTACACCAATGCCAATGAGATGGCATGGATTGTGAAGATCGCAAAGCGCCCCTCGCCATCGGAATCCAATAGCGGCAAAGGGCTTTACAACGCCAATTGTTCGGGCTGCCACAACACGAACCTATCCGGCAATCCGCCGGATGTTCCGTCTCTCACTCATCTTGAGCAGAGACTAACGAATCGCGAGGTGGTCACAATCGTTCGCGGTGGCAACGGGAGAATGCCTGCCTTCCCGCAGTTGAGCCCACTGGAAATGAATGCCATTGCGGAATACGTATTGAAAGGAAATGACAACATCGTCAGCGCCACCTCCGTCCCGTCGCAGCAGCAATACATGCTCGGTAGTTCAACACGCTTTCTCGATAGCGAAGGTTATCCCGCCATCACGCCGCCCTGGGGAAGCTTGACCGCCATTGATCTCAATAAGGGTACATTTGCGTGGCGGATTCCCTTCGGAGAATATCCAGAGTTGGCCGCAAAGGGATTGAAAAATACAGGTTCAGAGAATTACGGCGGTGGCGTGGTTACTGCGGGCGGTCTTCTGTTCATTGGTGCGACGAACTACGACAAGAAATTCCACGCCTTTGATAAGACAACCGGAAAACTTCTATGGGAAACGACACTCCCCTTTGCCGGAAATGCCACCCCTTCGGTGTATGAGATCAATGGAAAGGAGTATGTCGTTATCGCAGCCGGGGGTGGTAAATCCGTACACGATATTTCAGGAGGAACCTACGTTGCCTTCACTTTGCCGTGA